A part of Aegilops tauschii subsp. strangulata cultivar AL8/78 chromosome 2, Aet v6.0, whole genome shotgun sequence genomic DNA contains:
- the LOC120974729 gene encoding uncharacterized protein, producing the protein MDGQKIPASVRLACGWALLSAGAMALVHYHLSCSQCDALTDTKAACFSALWIGTLCCAGSQATAAALALLLPRRPRWIIRELANFSVAVAGAGHCMFHGAIYILHPGVYFTLASILFMLGDIICGMTLYLVGEDRGVGQAARTTQPRLVELAA; encoded by the exons ATGGACGGCCAGAAGATCCCAGCTTCTGTCAGGCTGGCCTGCGGATGGGCACTCCTCAGCGCCGGCGCCATGGCCTTGGTCCACTACCACCTCTCCTGCAGCCAG TGCGATGCGCTGACGGACACCAAGGCCGCCTGCTTCAGCGCCCTCTGGATCGGGACTCTGTGCTGCGCTGGATCCCAGGCGACCGCGGCGGCGCTGGCGCTGCTGCTCCCACGCCGCCCCCGCTGGATCATCCGTGAACTGGCCAACTTCTCGGTCGCGGTCGCCGGCGCTGGCCACTGCATGTTCCACGGCGCCATCTACATCCTCCACCCAGGAGTCTACTTCACACTGGCCTCGATCCTGTTCATGCTGGGCGACATCATCTGCGGCATGACTCTCTACCTGGTAGGTGAGGACCGAGGAGTAGGGCAAGCAGCACGCACCACGCAGCCACGCTTAGTTGAGCTAGCTGCATGA